The following coding sequences lie in one Methylotuvimicrobium alcaliphilum 20Z genomic window:
- a CDS encoding alpha-ketoglutarate-dependent dioxygenase AlkB family protein — MPSFDSFALNNLAPRDGEVFLLKQYYSSDDANKLFAILLDRLSWQEESILMFGKPVNVPRLTCWYGDPEAVYSYSGVKHEPLPWTAELNAIRQRIQSDFAFTFNSVLANLYRSGQDSMGYHADNEKELGMNPAIASLSLGDERLFRLVHNKSKEKLDLVLGHGDLLVMAGSLQHHWRHAIPKIGQLKSPRINLTFRKIRGF, encoded by the coding sequence ATGCCGTCATTCGATTCATTCGCCCTCAACAATTTAGCGCCTCGGGATGGCGAGGTTTTTTTGCTCAAGCAATATTACTCGTCAGATGATGCGAACAAACTGTTTGCTATATTGCTCGATAGGCTGTCTTGGCAGGAAGAGTCGATATTGATGTTTGGTAAGCCGGTTAACGTGCCGCGTTTGACATGCTGGTACGGCGATCCTGAAGCGGTTTATTCCTATTCCGGCGTCAAGCATGAACCATTGCCTTGGACGGCTGAACTGAATGCGATACGGCAACGAATCCAATCGGATTTTGCATTTACTTTCAATAGCGTACTGGCGAATCTATATCGAAGCGGACAGGACTCGATGGGTTACCATGCCGATAACGAAAAAGAACTGGGTATGAATCCTGCTATTGCTTCATTGAGTTTGGGGGATGAAAGATTGTTCAGACTGGTTCATAATAAATCTAAGGAGAAGTTGGACTTGGTGCTGGGTCATGGAGATTTATTGGTCATGGCCGGTTCGCTTCAGCATCATTGGCGCCATGCCATTCCAAAAATCGGGCAATTGAAATCGCCCCGGATCAATTTGACGTTTAGGAAAATCAGGGGTTTTTAA
- a CDS encoding EAL domain-containing protein: MMRSIRSLSLEHKISMATFFAALCLGLCISLLWAFFELVAIKQTSSTALVSAAETISERSAMALSMSRHGSIEHELKTASRLNAINLACVYDNQGSVFSSLNGSNQCPDLHRIEEYHWFQTIARIPIKANKETVGLVYLAGDVSGLFWERIHLFRWFSITVLASILLTLLLKIQLSRFIVAPINHLLDTVKKIDVGRNYSLRATKFADDELGVLADTFNAMIETVQTQNKALIEAKNRYLLLYDDNPTIIFNVEPDGRIISVNKFGARQLIHSDRRLQGELIFNFIHFDDRELMEEMFGLCVKDPLRVNKIEVRMICQDNSIIWVRGAARVIQAQNKMNILLVCEDITEARKLSEQITYQAQHDSLTGLLNRTEFDKQIQQALRSARNSRTEYALCYLDLDQFKVVNDTCGHVAGDELLRQLSVLIKSQIRQDDLLSRLGGDEFGILMKGCLLTQAAITCEKIRKAIQEFRFAWEDRTFSIGVSIGIAGINSISGNSTESLKDADAACYAAKEKGRNRVHIFRPNDQELASRQGEMQWVEKIQRGIANHQFRLYGQPIVPIGHNNEGLHFETLIRYQDDAGHIVPPGAFLPAAERYNLAAALDKWVIASLFEWLAMRPRFIDKMSLCSVNLSGLSLSDETMLEYISNQFKQWEVPTDKICFEITETAAIANLSNATRAIHALRDRGSLFSLDDFGSGLSSFAYLKNLPVDFLKIDGLFVKDIIDDEVDLAMVRSINEVGHVMGKKTIAEFVENERILKLLSELGVDYAQGYGIGKPVLLQDLQLIDLAAKAQ, encoded by the coding sequence ATGATGCGCTCGATACGTAGTTTGTCGCTTGAGCATAAAATTTCGATGGCGACATTTTTCGCCGCTCTTTGTCTCGGCTTATGCATTTCTCTGTTGTGGGCATTTTTTGAACTGGTCGCAATAAAACAGACGTCTTCCACTGCACTGGTTTCAGCAGCCGAGACGATTAGCGAGCGTAGTGCAATGGCCTTATCAATGAGTCGGCATGGGTCTATCGAGCATGAATTGAAAACGGCTAGTCGACTGAACGCCATCAACTTGGCGTGTGTTTATGATAATCAGGGAAGTGTTTTTTCGAGTTTAAACGGTTCGAACCAATGCCCGGATTTACATAGGATAGAAGAATATCATTGGTTTCAAACGATTGCCCGTATTCCGATCAAAGCCAATAAGGAGACTGTTGGCTTGGTATATCTCGCGGGTGATGTATCGGGCTTGTTTTGGGAGCGGATTCATTTATTCCGTTGGTTCTCGATCACAGTGTTGGCAAGTATCTTGTTGACGTTACTATTGAAAATCCAACTGTCTCGATTCATCGTCGCACCGATCAATCATTTGCTCGATACCGTAAAGAAAATCGATGTCGGAAGGAATTATTCGTTGCGGGCAACAAAGTTTGCGGACGACGAGTTAGGGGTGTTAGCCGATACTTTCAATGCGATGATCGAGACCGTACAAACGCAGAATAAAGCGCTGATAGAAGCGAAGAATCGCTATTTACTGCTTTATGACGATAACCCGACGATTATTTTTAATGTCGAACCGGACGGACGCATTATTTCCGTCAATAAATTTGGAGCGAGACAATTAATTCATAGCGACCGGCGCTTGCAAGGCGAGTTGATTTTTAATTTCATTCATTTCGATGATCGCGAATTGATGGAGGAGATGTTTGGACTTTGTGTGAAGGACCCGCTCCGGGTCAATAAAATCGAAGTTCGTATGATTTGTCAGGACAATAGTATTATTTGGGTCAGAGGTGCGGCGAGGGTAATTCAAGCTCAAAATAAAATGAATATTTTATTGGTGTGCGAGGATATAACCGAGGCGCGTAAATTGTCCGAGCAGATTACCTATCAAGCGCAACACGATAGCTTGACCGGTCTGCTTAATCGAACCGAATTCGATAAACAAATACAACAAGCCTTGCGTTCCGCACGTAATTCGAGAACTGAATATGCCTTATGCTATCTCGATTTAGATCAATTTAAGGTCGTAAACGATACATGCGGTCATGTGGCCGGAGACGAGTTATTGAGGCAATTGAGCGTATTGATCAAAAGTCAAATCCGCCAAGATGATTTATTGTCGCGCTTGGGCGGAGACGAGTTCGGTATTTTGATGAAAGGTTGTTTGTTGACGCAGGCCGCGATTACCTGTGAAAAAATCCGAAAGGCGATACAAGAGTTTCGTTTTGCTTGGGAAGATCGAACTTTTTCGATCGGCGTTAGTATTGGCATTGCCGGGATCAATAGTATTAGCGGCAATAGCACAGAATCGCTTAAGGATGCCGATGCGGCTTGTTATGCGGCTAAGGAAAAAGGCCGAAACCGGGTACATATTTTTCGGCCGAACGATCAAGAATTGGCTTCCCGGCAGGGAGAAATGCAGTGGGTCGAGAAAATTCAACGAGGCATCGCAAATCATCAATTCCGTTTGTACGGACAGCCGATCGTGCCTATCGGCCATAACAATGAAGGTTTACATTTTGAAACCTTGATTCGATACCAAGACGACGCCGGGCATATCGTACCGCCAGGTGCTTTTTTACCGGCCGCGGAACGTTATAATTTGGCGGCCGCCTTAGATAAGTGGGTGATTGCTTCGTTATTCGAATGGCTGGCGATGCGCCCCAGGTTTATCGATAAAATGTCGTTATGTTCGGTTAATCTGTCGGGGTTATCGTTATCCGACGAAACGATGCTGGAATATATTTCCAATCAATTTAAGCAATGGGAAGTGCCGACAGATAAAATTTGTTTCGAAATCACCGAAACTGCCGCGATTGCCAATTTATCGAACGCAACGCGTGCGATTCATGCGCTGAGAGATCGGGGCAGTTTGTTTTCGTTGGATGACTTCGGTAGCGGTCTGTCTTCATTCGCCTACCTGAAAAATTTACCGGTGGATTTTCTCAAGATTGACGGTTTATTCGTCAAGGACATTATTGACGATGAGGTCGATTTGGCGATGGTCAGGTCGATCAATGAGGTCGGTCATGTGATGGGTAAGAAAACCATTGCCGAGTTTGTCGAAAACGAGCGCATTTTAAAGCTGCTAAGTGAGCTGGGTGTCGATTATGCGCAAGGTTACGGAATCGGCAAGCCGGTGTTGTTACAAGATCTTCAGTTGATCGATTTGGCCGCTAAGGCTCAATAG
- the msrB gene encoding peptide-methionine (R)-S-oxide reductase MsrB, producing the protein MTEPKQDRKLREKLTPEQYNICWNKGTEPPFTGKYTDCKEEGIYHCVCCGNPLFDSDTKYNSGSGWPSFWDVFSADSLIQSEDSSHGMRRVEVTCKSCHAHLGHVFEDGPEPTGLRYCINSAALELKKK; encoded by the coding sequence ATGACGGAGCCTAAACAAGATCGAAAATTACGAGAAAAACTGACGCCGGAACAGTACAACATCTGTTGGAATAAAGGGACCGAGCCGCCGTTCACCGGAAAATATACCGATTGTAAGGAGGAGGGGATTTATCATTGCGTTTGCTGCGGAAATCCGCTTTTCGATTCCGATACTAAATACAATTCAGGTTCGGGTTGGCCCAGTTTTTGGGATGTCTTTTCCGCCGACAGCTTAATTCAATCGGAGGATAGCAGTCATGGCATGCGCCGTGTCGAAGTGACGTGTAAATCATGTCATGCGCATTTAGGGCATGTTTTCGAGGACGGTCCCGAACCGACCGGCCTTCGTTATTGCATCAATTCGGCTGCATTGGAGTTGAAAAAGAAATGA
- a CDS encoding O-antigen ligase family protein, which yields MKPENRFTDSPSTSFWRDWLVRRHVELLVILFVVVQPFGESFYLPVIILLLLSLNGFYREGIRSLPDLSLYMSVALLLTVPLLIASVSAYKIDKTLITVLYFMLYTVAGVYVIRRFAQDFSSDFLFYGIAAILMFWTFDALIQYFVGHNLFGWPYNGYRLTGIFHPKIRIGIVFAHLSPFLIEAGRRLSLRSGQNWHWLLLAPYFAVVLLSGSRSAWLTLLVVWFVYAVILLRRRDIKTIGQILLILAVSIGTSMLVSDKLKNRLEQTLSGLSTDPEAINTATSLRIEAWQGAWQLFLDYPVTGVGVKALGDLGFQRGYTSIPFGHAHFYGLDVLMVTGIIGLIAYLVAFGLVFWKAAVSVWYETKAFPFWLAAGAMMLPFNMHWEFYGVRSIAWLWMLLFIAFAVEYRYQNKTSTKTKTIGH from the coding sequence ATGAAACCAGAAAACCGTTTTACGGATTCACCGTCAACTTCATTTTGGCGGGATTGGCTTGTGCGCCGTCATGTCGAATTGCTGGTCATTCTTTTCGTGGTTGTGCAGCCGTTTGGCGAAAGCTTTTATTTGCCGGTTATTATTTTACTATTGCTTAGCCTGAACGGCTTTTATCGGGAAGGTATTCGGAGCCTACCGGATTTATCGCTGTATATGAGTGTCGCCTTATTGCTTACGGTACCGTTACTGATTGCTAGCGTTAGCGCCTATAAAATTGATAAAACGCTCATTACTGTATTGTATTTTATGTTGTATACAGTAGCCGGGGTCTATGTGATTCGCCGGTTTGCGCAAGACTTCAGCTCCGATTTTTTGTTTTACGGGATTGCCGCGATCTTGATGTTTTGGACATTCGATGCGTTGATACAATATTTCGTTGGTCATAATCTTTTTGGGTGGCCCTATAACGGCTATCGTTTAACCGGGATTTTTCATCCTAAGATAAGAATCGGCATTGTCTTTGCTCATTTGTCGCCGTTTTTGATTGAAGCGGGCCGTCGCTTGTCATTGCGTTCAGGGCAAAATTGGCATTGGCTATTATTAGCGCCTTATTTTGCGGTCGTCTTATTATCGGGTAGCCGTTCCGCTTGGTTGACATTGTTGGTCGTGTGGTTCGTATATGCCGTGATTCTCTTACGGCGTCGCGATATTAAAACCATTGGGCAAATTTTGCTGATATTGGCCGTATCAATCGGCACAAGTATGTTGGTTTCAGATAAGCTAAAAAACCGGCTTGAACAAACCTTGAGCGGCTTATCGACCGATCCGGAAGCCATTAATACGGCGACTTCATTGAGAATCGAGGCATGGCAGGGCGCCTGGCAATTGTTTCTCGACTACCCGGTTACCGGTGTCGGAGTTAAAGCATTGGGCGATTTGGGTTTTCAAAGAGGCTATACGTCTATTCCTTTCGGGCATGCTCATTTTTACGGGCTGGATGTGTTGATGGTGACCGGTATTATCGGTTTGATTGCTTATCTAGTCGCTTTTGGCTTGGTTTTTTGGAAAGCTGCGGTTTCGGTTTGGTATGAAACCAAGGCTTTTCCGTTTTGGTTGGCGGCTGGGGCGATGATGTTACCTTTCAATATGCATTGGGAATTCTATGGTGTTCGGTCCATTGCCTGGTTATGGATGCTGCTTTTTATCGCATTTGCAGTGGAATACCGTTACCAAAACAAAACATCGACCAAAACGAAAACGATAGGTCATTAA
- a CDS encoding branched-chain amino acid transaminase yields the protein MTMDDRDGLIWLDGKWVEWREAKVHVLTHTLHYGAGVFEGLRAYKTEQGTAIFRLAEHTDRLFRSAKILNMTIPYAKEELNQAHCEAVSKNNLETAYIRSMCFYGSEGMGLRADNLQVHVMIAAWQWGAYLGVENMERGIRVRTSSYTRNHVNSTMCKAKANGNYINSILALQEALATGYDEALLLDHEGFAAEGSGENLFIVRNGKIYTPETTSALEGITRDTVITIAREQGLEVSEKRITRDEIYVADEAFFTGSAAEVTPIRELDGRSIGNGTRGPITEKLQTLYFDYVHGRRADHQEWLSYV from the coding sequence ATGACGATGGACGATAGAGACGGGCTGATTTGGCTGGACGGCAAATGGGTGGAATGGCGGGAGGCCAAAGTCCATGTGTTGACGCATACGCTGCATTACGGCGCCGGCGTTTTCGAGGGTTTACGCGCTTATAAGACCGAGCAAGGCACGGCGATTTTTAGATTGGCCGAACATACCGACCGGTTGTTTCGTTCCGCAAAAATTCTCAACATGACCATTCCTTACGCCAAGGAAGAGCTCAATCAAGCGCACTGCGAAGCTGTTTCCAAGAATAATTTGGAAACCGCCTATATCAGAAGCATGTGTTTTTACGGTTCGGAAGGCATGGGACTTCGAGCCGATAACTTGCAAGTGCATGTCATGATCGCGGCCTGGCAATGGGGAGCTTATCTCGGCGTCGAAAACATGGAGCGCGGCATTCGCGTCAGGACATCATCTTACACGCGTAATCATGTCAACAGTACGATGTGCAAAGCCAAGGCTAACGGTAATTATATCAACTCGATCTTGGCTCTCCAGGAAGCTTTGGCGACCGGTTATGACGAAGCTTTATTGCTCGATCATGAAGGTTTTGCGGCGGAAGGTAGCGGAGAAAATTTGTTTATCGTTCGTAACGGTAAAATTTATACTCCGGAAACGACGTCGGCACTCGAAGGCATTACCCGCGATACGGTAATCACGATTGCGAGAGAGCAGGGCTTGGAAGTGTCGGAAAAACGTATTACGCGCGATGAAATCTATGTCGCCGATGAAGCCTTCTTCACGGGTTCAGCCGCCGAAGTGACGCCGATTCGCGAATTGGACGGCCGGTCCATCGGTAACGGTACTAGAGGACCTATAACCGAAAAACTGCAAACGCTGTATTTCGACTACGTGCATGGCAGGCGCGCCGACCATCAGGAGTGGTTGAGTTACGTTTAG
- a CDS encoding M18 family aminopeptidase encodes MIDSHLQVQQLLDFIDTSPSPWHAVSTVEQALLPYGFVKLDETPKWSLESGGRYYVVRDDSSVVVFVQGHQSLDETGFKIIGAHTDSPGLRVKPNAANLLDGYIRVGVEVYGGPILATFTDRDLSLAGRISYKSGDGIHTELIDFKRPLLRLPNLAIHMNRGVNEDGLKLNKQLELPLILSLFAEQQLPPTYFSELLEQVSDIRAEQLLAFELNVYDTQKGAFWGADDEFYADSQLDNLASCHAALTALLDETVLTSGKTLVCAFFDHEEIGSTTCKGADGSFLPDMLGRIATISGLQGEDYQRALTQSFMISADMAHAYQPNFPMFYEPDHKVLVNKGPVIKVNANRRYASDSLSEAMFAGWCERAGVPYQKYSHRSDLPCGSTIGPMTSAKLGLRTVDVGNPMWAMHSIRESAGVLDHGYMIDAFKCFFQY; translated from the coding sequence ATGATCGATTCACATCTACAGGTTCAACAGTTACTGGATTTTATCGATACGAGCCCGAGTCCGTGGCATGCCGTCAGCACGGTTGAACAAGCCTTGCTGCCTTACGGGTTCGTCAAGCTGGACGAGACTCCTAAATGGTCCCTGGAGTCCGGCGGGCGCTACTATGTCGTTCGCGACGATTCATCGGTCGTCGTGTTTGTACAAGGGCATCAATCGCTCGATGAAACCGGTTTCAAGATTATCGGTGCGCATACCGATTCTCCAGGGCTTCGAGTCAAGCCGAATGCCGCGAATTTATTGGATGGCTATATCAGAGTTGGCGTCGAAGTGTATGGCGGACCGATTCTGGCTACGTTTACCGATCGGGATTTAAGTTTGGCGGGCCGAATTAGTTATAAGTCCGGCGATGGCATACATACTGAATTGATCGATTTCAAGCGGCCGTTGCTGCGCTTGCCTAATTTGGCGATTCATATGAATCGAGGCGTCAATGAAGACGGCTTGAAATTAAACAAGCAACTCGAACTACCGTTAATACTCTCGTTGTTCGCCGAACAGCAGTTGCCGCCGACCTATTTTTCGGAATTACTCGAACAAGTCTCCGATATCAGGGCGGAGCAATTGCTGGCTTTTGAATTAAACGTCTACGATACGCAGAAAGGTGCGTTTTGGGGAGCGGACGATGAATTCTATGCGGACAGCCAGCTGGATAATTTAGCCTCTTGTCATGCCGCGTTAACGGCTTTGTTGGACGAAACGGTGCTGACATCGGGTAAAACTTTGGTATGCGCGTTTTTCGATCATGAAGAAATCGGCAGCACGACTTGCAAAGGCGCCGATGGTAGTTTTCTACCGGATATGTTGGGCCGGATTGCAACGATTTCCGGATTGCAAGGCGAAGATTATCAACGCGCATTGACGCAAAGTTTCATGATCAGCGCGGATATGGCGCATGCCTATCAACCCAATTTTCCGATGTTCTACGAACCCGATCATAAGGTATTGGTCAACAAGGGGCCGGTTATTAAAGTCAATGCCAATCGACGCTACGCCTCGGATAGCCTTTCCGAGGCGATGTTCGCGGGCTGGTGCGAGCGAGCCGGCGTACCGTATCAAAAATATTCTCATCGAAGTGATTTGCCCTGTGGTAGTACCATCGGCCCGATGACGTCAGCCAAGTTGGGTCTCCGTACGGTCGATGTCGGTAATCCGATGTGGGCGATGCACAGTATTCGCGAAAGCGCCGGTGTTTTGGATCACGGTTACATGATCGATGCGTTCAAATGTTTTTTTCAATATTGA
- a CDS encoding polysaccharide deacetylase family protein yields MIHHALALHFHQPAGNLEFLWEHEPWEAEKILFALDRIPRTLWPYQGLGKVHISLSGTLLETLSNPFFQQLVYGKVDCGTLLWYLQNEEIIRVLGSAYYHPVLPLIPVADREPQVERWLGIGKHLLNREKFPGFWPPEMGFTMELIPLLKRFGYRYVFVDSEHVEALTPMSWEELHYRPHIARNGNDSIVVIVRDRDLSNAQESGMEYAWFSREVHDRTRWCHFEPLVTTCSDGDNGGWFRDTSPHNNFWGVFYQEFMAQAQSGTDDIRPVFVEDYLARHGTYGEVYVRPGAWNTGWHHGRDFQQWTGSQAQKDALSRVHAISKIVHEAHWQNLEQQNTDSTLEDLLESTMWHLLRSETSCNFYWGEDWVHRCHEDLNDCVSTLEAIHELIANPR; encoded by the coding sequence ATGATCCATCATGCCCTAGCCTTACATTTTCACCAACCAGCCGGTAACCTTGAGTTTCTTTGGGAACATGAGCCCTGGGAAGCGGAAAAAATTCTCTTCGCGCTTGACCGGATTCCGAGAACGCTTTGGCCATATCAAGGCTTGGGTAAAGTCCATATTTCATTATCGGGAACTTTGCTCGAAACCCTGTCGAACCCGTTTTTCCAACAGCTCGTATACGGAAAAGTCGACTGCGGTACGTTGCTATGGTATCTCCAAAATGAAGAGATCATCCGAGTACTCGGCTCCGCATATTACCACCCTGTTCTGCCTCTGATTCCCGTAGCCGATCGCGAGCCTCAGGTGGAGCGCTGGCTGGGTATAGGAAAACACCTTCTCAACCGCGAGAAATTTCCAGGTTTTTGGCCTCCGGAAATGGGTTTCACGATGGAGTTGATTCCACTACTCAAACGATTCGGCTACCGATATGTGTTTGTCGATAGCGAACATGTGGAGGCATTAACACCGATGAGTTGGGAAGAATTGCACTATCGGCCTCACATAGCCCGTAACGGCAACGATAGCATCGTAGTGATCGTCAGAGACAGAGACCTATCGAACGCTCAAGAGTCGGGAATGGAATACGCTTGGTTTAGCCGCGAGGTTCACGATAGAACGCGTTGGTGCCATTTTGAACCGTTAGTGACAACCTGCTCCGATGGGGACAATGGCGGCTGGTTCCGCGACACCTCACCTCATAACAACTTCTGGGGCGTGTTTTACCAAGAGTTCATGGCTCAAGCCCAAAGCGGCACCGACGATATTCGACCCGTATTTGTGGAAGATTATTTGGCCAGACACGGTACCTATGGCGAAGTCTACGTCCGCCCCGGTGCTTGGAATACCGGTTGGCATCACGGCCGCGACTTTCAACAATGGACCGGCTCGCAAGCTCAAAAAGACGCCTTGTCTCGTGTCCATGCGATAAGCAAAATCGTTCACGAAGCCCACTGGCAGAATTTAGAACAACAAAATACCGACTCTACATTGGAGGATTTACTGGAATCCACGATGTGGCACTTACTTCGTTCGGAAACCAGTTGCAACTTCTATTGGGGAGAGGACTGGGTTCATCGTTGTCATGAAGACCTTAACGACTGTGTATCGACCTTGGAAGCCATTCACGAACTTATTGCCAACCCGAGATGA
- a CDS encoding O-acetyl-ADP-ribose deacetylase, with product MTATIKIIQDNITQLKVDAIVNAANVSLLGGGGVDGAIHSAAGPELLEACKKLNGCRVGQAKITPGFRLPARFVIHTVGPIWSGGDNDESKLLASCYRSCLDIAAVHGFKSMAFPAISCGVYGYPADQAAAIAINSIADNLQNCVDLETVYLVCFAEPVLKAYHEQFNCIKGVL from the coding sequence ATGACGGCGACGATAAAAATCATCCAGGATAATATTACCCAGCTGAAAGTCGACGCGATCGTCAACGCGGCTAATGTTTCGTTATTGGGCGGAGGCGGCGTCGACGGCGCGATTCATAGTGCCGCGGGTCCGGAGTTACTCGAAGCCTGTAAAAAACTGAATGGCTGTCGAGTCGGTCAGGCAAAAATAACGCCCGGCTTTCGTTTGCCGGCCCGTTTCGTGATTCATACCGTCGGGCCGATATGGTCGGGAGGCGACAACGATGAGTCGAAGCTGTTGGCTTCTTGCTATCGCTCTTGTTTGGATATCGCAGCCGTACACGGATTCAAGTCGATGGCCTTTCCTGCGATTTCGTGCGGCGTATACGGCTATCCAGCGGATCAGGCTGCAGCAATCGCGATTAATTCGATAGCCGATAATTTGCAAAATTGTGTCGACTTGGAAACGGTATACTTGGTCTGTTTTGCCGAACCGGTACTTAAGGCTTATCATGAGCAATTTAACTGCATTAAAGGTGTGCTATGA
- a CDS encoding OadG family protein → MTEILIRGGELMAIGMGIVFLFLVMLIFAVNSMSTLIARFIDGPTINADNTKPAPAPSQGDIDPSLIAAISSAVHQYRNKGPQSTLS, encoded by the coding sequence ATGACTGAAATATTAATTAGGGGCGGTGAGTTAATGGCGATAGGCATGGGAATTGTATTTCTGTTCCTTGTGATGTTGATTTTTGCCGTCAATTCGATGTCGACACTAATCGCGCGCTTTATCGATGGACCGACAATTAATGCAGACAATACCAAACCCGCTCCCGCACCTTCTCAAGGGGACATCGATCCCAGTCTAATTGCCGCTATTTCATCCGCGGTTCATCAATATCGCAATAAAGGTCCTCAATCCACTCTTTCTTGA